In Bradyrhizobium sp. 200, the sequence CTGGCCGGCACCATGATTCCGCTGTTCGGCGGCGGCGAGGTCCGGCTCGACGACCTCGGCACCGTCACCGACACCATCGCCGATCGCCGGACCTTTGCCCGCTTCAACGGCGAACCTGTCGTGGCGCTCGGCATCAAGCGCTCCAAGGGCGCCAGCGACGTGGTGGTGGCCGCCGCCGTGCAGAAGCGCATCGATGCGCTGAAGGTCGCCTATCCCGATGTCGACCTGAAGCTGATCGACACTTCGGTCGACTTCACCAAGGGCAATTACGATGCGGCGATCTCGACCCTGTTCGAGGGCGCGATCCTCGCGGTGATCGTCGTGCTGCTGTTCCTGCGCGATATCAGGGCCACCATCATCGCCGCGATCTCGCTGCCGCTGTCGATCTTCCCGGCGTTCTGGGCGATGGACCTGCTCGGCTTCTCGCTGAACCTGGTCTCCTTCCTCGCCATCACGCTGTCGACGGGCATTCTGGTCGACGACGCCATCGTCGAGATCGAGAACATCGTGCGCCACATGCGCATGGGCAAGTCGCCTTATCGCGCGGCACTCGAAGCCGCCGACGAAATCGGCCTCGCCGTGATCGCGATTTCGCTGACCATCATCGCGATCTTCGCTCCCGCCAGCTTCATGTCGGGGATTGCCGGGCAGTTCTTCAAGCAGTTCGGCATCACGGTGTCCGTGCAGGTGTTCTTCTCGCTGCTTGCCGCGCGCTTTGTCACGCCGGTGCTGGCCGCCTACTTCCTGAAAGATCACCCGCATGAGGATCCGCCGCCCGGACGCATCCTCCAGACCTACACCAAACTGGTGACCTGGTCGGTGAAGCACTATTTCATCACTGTATTGATCGGCTTCGGCGTGTTCGCGGCCTCGATCTGGAGCATCACGCTGCTGCCGCAGGGCTTCCTGCCCGCGCAGGACACCGCGCGCTCGCTGCTGGCGATGGAGCTGCCGCCGGGCTCGCAGCTTGCCTATACCGAGAAGGTGACGGAGGAAATCGTCGCCCGCCTGCGCAAGCGGCCCGAGGTGAAGAGCATCTTCGTCGATGGCGGAAGGGTGCCGCCGGGAACGCAGGAAGTTCGCCGCGCCGCGCTGATCATCAATTACACGCCGAAAGCCGATCGCAAGATCACGCAGCGGCAGCTCGAACTTGAGATCGGCCAGGAACTGGAAAACGTTCCGGACATCCGTTTCTGGTTCCTCGACGAAAACGGCCTGCGCGCGATTTCGCTCGTCGTGACCGGTGTCGACAGCAACATCGTCAACAACGTTGCCAGCGAGCTGGCGACGCAGATGAAGCGGATTCCGATCATCGCCAACGTGATTTCGGAAACCTCGCTCGACCGGCCCGAACTGCGTATCCGGCCGCGAGCCGAGCTCGCGGCGCGACTTGGCGTCTCCACCGAAAGCCTGTCGCAGACGATCCGCGTCGCCACCATCGGCGACGTCGGTCCGGCGTTGGCGAAATTCGATGCCGGCGACCGTCAGGTGCCGATCCGCGTCCAGCTCGAGGACAGCGCGCGCAGCGACCTGCAGATGCTGCAGCAATTGCGGGTACCGCTTGGCCAGCGCGGCGAACGCGGCGGCGTGCCGCTGTCGGTGGTCGCCGACATCCAGCTCGACCAGGGCCCGACCAGCATCAACCGTTACGACCGCGAACGGCAGGCGACGGTCGCCGCCGACCTCGTCGGCAACGCCGCGCTCGGCGACGCCACCAAGATGATCTACGACCTTCCGGTCATGAAGAGCCTGCCCAAGGGCGTGAAGGTCAGTCCGTCGGGCGACGCCGAGAGCCTGAACGAATTGTCGGAAGGCTTTGCCACCGCCATCACCGCCGGCCTGATGATGGTCTATGCGGTGCTGGTGCTGCTGTTCGGCACGTTCCTGCAGCCGATCACCATCCTGTTCTCGCTGCCGCTCTCGATCGGCGGCGCGATCGCAGCATTGCTGCTGACCGGCAAGCAGCTCACGACGCCGGTGTGGATCGGCATCTTGATGCTGATGGGCATCGTGACCAAGAACGCGATCATGCTGGTGGAGTTCGCGGTCGAGGCGATCCGCGAAGGCAAGAAGCGCGACGAGGCCATCATCGACGCCGGCATGAAGCGCGCGCGCCCGATCGTGATGACGACGATCGCGATGGCCGCGGGCATGATGCCGTCAGCACTTGCGTTTGGTGCCGGCGGCGAATTCCGCTCGCCGATGGCGCTCGCCGTGATTGGCGGCCTGATCTTCTCCACCATCCTGTCGCTGGTGTTCGTGCCGGCGATGTTCATGGTGATGGACGACCTCGGCGCGCTATGCTGGCGCTTCGGCCAGAAGCTGCTGGTCTCCCACGGCGAGCCGGAGCCTGCCGGTCACGGTCCGGAGCACCACGAGCCGCCAGCCAAGGGTCCGCCCGCGGTGCCACCGGCGATGTCGCCCGCGGCGGAGTGAGAGCGGCGGGCCCGTGCAATTGGGATGAAGCCGGATAACGCCGGCTACCTATCGGTCTTCCATGCTCTTCGAGACGTGTGCCGGATGTGCAGAATTTCTATCGCGTCTCGCACGCGATAGAAAATCTTGTAGGGATAACGGACGACAAATATTACCCGCACATCGGGATCATCCGTCTGATAACCGCTCTGTGGATGTTCCTTGAGCTGGGCTACTGCCTCACGAATGCTTGCCGCTACGTTCCTCGCGCCGCTGGCAGATCGTCCTCTCAAATATTCGACTATTCGCTCTCGGTCGGAGAAAGCAGCGGGCGTGTAACGGACCTTCATCCGTCGTGGCGCTTATCGGCTTCTGCAACGAGCGCTTCCGACACAAATTCTCCGCGATCGGCTTCAGCCAATCCCTTCCCGACCGCGGCGCGCTCGTCATCTGACATCGTATAGACGCCCGTCCGCCGCGCCTCGATTTCACGGGCGTATTCGGCAAGCTCCTCCTGGTCCTCTTGAGGCCAGGTCTCGGCATGCTCGAACACTTCTTTGAGTAGCCTGTTCATTTGGCCGTTATATCACACCGGCCGGTGTCTGACGATGCCGGGAACCCCTATTCGTTCCTTGCCACCGCCGTCAGCTTGGTCATGTTCTGCAGCAATATCCGTCCGCGCTGCAGGTCCAGAATGCCGTCCTTGCGCCAGAGCTGCAGTTGACGGTTGACGCTTTCGCGGGCGGCGCCGACGAAGACGCCGAGCTGCTCCTGCGAGATGTGGACTTCGGAACCGAAATCGGAGGCGAGTGCGCAGAGCCGCCGCGCGAGGCGAACCGGCAGCGGCTGCAGCACGGATTCTTCCATCCGCTCGCTCTGCCAGCGGATGCGCTGGCACAGCAGCCTGATGATCTTGATCGCGACCTTCGGCTCGCGCTCGAGAAAGGCCAGGAAATCCTCGCGCCGCAGCACGAACAGTTCCGAGGGCTCACCGGCAGTGGCGTCCGCAGTACGGCTCTCGCCGTCGAGGACGGCGACCTCGCCGAACAGATCGCCGGGGCCCATGAAATTCAGCGTCAGGCGGCTGCCGTCGGAGGCGCCGGTTTCGATCCGGATCTGGCCGCGACGGACCCCGTAGAGGGCATCGCCCGCATCGCCCTTCTGGAACAACATCTCGCCGAGGCCGAGCTGCTCGGTGTGGCAAAGACCCGAGATGCGCTGCAATTCGTCGGCGCCCAGATCCGCAAACATCGGGTTCATTTTCAGAATGACCGCAAATTCGGCCTGTTTGCTCATTGTACTACCTTCCAAAATAAGCCCGGACCCGCCCCCTCAGGCCGTTAGCAAGATTCCTACGCCAACGAGTGTGTCATAAGTCACATAACTTTGCAGTACCCCGGGAATATTTTTGGGCTTCTTTGGGCCCCACCCCTTTCCGG encodes:
- a CDS encoding efflux RND transporter permease subunit; protein product: MALNISAWSIRNPLPSIVFSIILLVLGWVSFTKLAVTRLPSADIPVISVAVAQFGAAPAELESQVTKTIEDGVSGVEGVRHISSSITDGLSVTTIQFALETNTDRALNDVKDAVTRVRANLPQNVNEPLIQRVDVIGLPIVTYAAISPGKTPEQLSYFVDDVVKRALQGVRGVAQVERIGGVEREILVSLDPDRLQAAGLTAVNVSQILRGTNVDLAGGRAEIGKNDQAIRTLAGAKTLNELAGTMIPLFGGGEVRLDDLGTVTDTIADRRTFARFNGEPVVALGIKRSKGASDVVVAAAVQKRIDALKVAYPDVDLKLIDTSVDFTKGNYDAAISTLFEGAILAVIVVLLFLRDIRATIIAAISLPLSIFPAFWAMDLLGFSLNLVSFLAITLSTGILVDDAIVEIENIVRHMRMGKSPYRAALEAADEIGLAVIAISLTIIAIFAPASFMSGIAGQFFKQFGITVSVQVFFSLLAARFVTPVLAAYFLKDHPHEDPPPGRILQTYTKLVTWSVKHYFITVLIGFGVFAASIWSITLLPQGFLPAQDTARSLLAMELPPGSQLAYTEKVTEEIVARLRKRPEVKSIFVDGGRVPPGTQEVRRAALIINYTPKADRKITQRQLELEIGQELENVPDIRFWFLDENGLRAISLVVTGVDSNIVNNVASELATQMKRIPIIANVISETSLDRPELRIRPRAELAARLGVSTESLSQTIRVATIGDVGPALAKFDAGDRQVPIRVQLEDSARSDLQMLQQLRVPLGQRGERGGVPLSVVADIQLDQGPTSINRYDRERQATVAADLVGNAALGDATKMIYDLPVMKSLPKGVKVSPSGDAESLNELSEGFATAITAGLMMVYAVLVLLFGTFLQPITILFSLPLSIGGAIAALLLTGKQLTTPVWIGILMLMGIVTKNAIMLVEFAVEAIREGKKRDEAIIDAGMKRARPIVMTTIAMAAGMMPSALAFGAGGEFRSPMALAVIGGLIFSTILSLVFVPAMFMVMDDLGALCWRFGQKLLVSHGEPEPAGHGPEHHEPPAKGPPAVPPAMSPAAE
- a CDS encoding Crp/Fnr family transcriptional regulator, whose amino-acid sequence is MSKQAEFAVILKMNPMFADLGADELQRISGLCHTEQLGLGEMLFQKGDAGDALYGVRRGQIRIETGASDGSRLTLNFMGPGDLFGEVAVLDGESRTADATAGEPSELFVLRREDFLAFLEREPKVAIKIIRLLCQRIRWQSERMEESVLQPLPVRLARRLCALASDFGSEVHISQEQLGVFVGAARESVNRQLQLWRKDGILDLQRGRILLQNMTKLTAVARNE